Within Campylobacter jejuni, the genomic segment ACAAAATTTGGAGAAAAAATTGTCCATGATGGCGTAAGTTTTGAAATCAAAAAAAATGAAATTTTTGGTATTTTAGGAGGTAGTGGAAGTGGAAAATCCGTCCTTTTAAAACAAATGCTTATGCTTGAACATTTTGATGGTGGAGAATATGAAATTTTAGGCTATAAACTTAAAAATATCAACGAAGAAGATGCACTTGCTTTGCGTAAAAAATGGGGTGTGGTTTTTCAGTTTGCTGCACTTTTTAGCTTTTTTAATGTTTATGAAAATATCGCCATTCCTTTAAAAGAATACACTCATTTAGATGAAAATAGCATACAAGAACTGGTTTTAATGAAGCTAAAAATGGTAGGCTTAAACGAAAGTGTTTTAAAACAATTTCCAAGTGAACTTAGTGGCGGTATGCAAAAAAGAGTGGCAATTGCTAGAGCTTTAGCACTTGATAGTAAATTGCTTTTTTTAGATGAACCTACTTCAGGACTTGACCCTCATAGTAGTCGTGAATTTGACGATTTGGTTTTAGAGTTAAAAAAAAGTTTTGATTTAAATATCATTTTGGTTACACATGATAAAGAAAGTATGAAAAATTTACTCGATCGTTTTATCATTTTAGAAAATAAAAAAGTTGGATTTTGCGGCACTTATGAAGAATTACGCCTGCAAAATGAACGACTTTTTAAAAGATTTATGGAGTAAAAGTGGAAAATAGAGCAAATTATTTTTTTGTAGGACTTTTTGTTTTTGGAGTATTTTTTGCAAGCCTTGGTTTCATACTTTGGCTTGGTGGATACTCTAAAGAAGAAAGTTTTAAGTATTATGAAATTCACACACAAGAATCCGTTGCAGGACTTGGCATAAAAGCACCCGTAAGGCTTTTGGGCGTGGAAGTAGGTAGCGTAGAAGAAATCAGCATTTACAATCAAGATGAACTCGGCGTTAACATACGCATCAAGGTCAAAAATAACACCCCTATAAAAGAAGATACTTTTGCTACTTTGCAACTTCAAGGTATCACAGGACTTAAATTTGTCCAACTTCAAGGCGGAAGTAAAAATAGCAAAGATTTAGTATCTATACAGGGAAAACTTCCAGTCATTCCTTTTAAAGAAAGTTTTTTAGCAACTATAGATAGACAAAGTGAACATATTTTTTCTTTAGTTAAAACGGCCGATGATAAATCAAAAGAACTTTTAAGCGAAAAAAATCTTAAAAATCTAGAAATCCTTTTGCAAAATCTAGCAGAATTAAGTGCAAATTTAAACGCTAATTCTAAAAATTTAAGCCTTAATCTTTCAAACGCAAGTTTAAAAATAGGAAAAATGGCTGATAATATAAGCCTTAGTGCGCAAAATTTCAACTCCAGTCTTAAAGACATAAAAGAAAGTACGATGATTTTAAAAAATTTCATAAAAAAAGCTGATGAAAAATTAAACACTTATGATGATATTAAAGCATCTTTGATGCAAAATTTAGAGCTTTTTAAACGAGTTTTAATTGAAAGCAATATTCTAATAGAAAATTTACAAAACAGCCCTGCTGATTTGATTTTTAAAGAAACCAAACCTAAACTAGGACCAGGAGAAAAATAATGCTAAAGCAATTATTCTGTATTTTGACTTTTATTTTTATGTTATGCGGATGCTCTTTAAGACACGAAACCATCAACAAAAATGAAAATATCATATTAAAAGATGAAGGAATAGATTCAAATATTTTTTTTAAAAAAACCGGTAAAATTCTTAAAATTCGCAATGCAAATGCACCTTTGTATTTAAACTCGCGAGCTATTGTTTATATAGATAATGGTTTTAGCAACAAATACGCACATTATTTCTGGGGAGATTTACCAAGCAATCTTTATTCTTTTTTAATTTTGTCAAAATTTGAACAAAGCAATATTTTTACAACCCTACTTTCTTCAACAAGCTCTTTAAGTGCGGATTATGCTCTTGAAAGCAGGATTAACTCTTTTGAGCAAATTCTTAATAACAATGAAAACTACGCTCAAATTTCTATAAGCGTAAATTTCATAAATCTTGAAAACAATCAAATAATAGCTCATAAAATTTTCAATACTAAAGAAAAAATAGAAAAAAAAGACATCCACTCTACTTATAATGCTTTTCAAAAAGCCTTGAATAAAATTGGCAATGAGATTGTTTTTTGGGTAAATTCTAACTTATCCTAATTTAGGAACACTTTTTGCTTTTTAAATATTTAGCAATATTTTTGAAAGGTAAACAATGAAAAGTGATTTAGATATATTTAAAAAACACTTAGGTGAAATTCAAGGCGTGAATGAATTTAAAGCAAATCAAATTTGCTCTCAAATCAATGATGCAAATGATTTTATAGGAGCGCTTCAAGTGCTTGATATGTCTTTAAAAAAAATAGAAAAAAGCATTCTAGAAAGAATAGATGAAAATTCAGATGATATGCAAAAAAGAACTCTTGATGCCACAGCATCACAACTTATACAAAACTGCTCTTTCATGGGAACAGCTCTTTTTGGAAATATTTTCAATGTTTATGTTGGTAAAAAACTTTTTGAATTTGAAATTGCTAATCCACTTTTAATTCTTCAAACAAGTAATTACGAAGGTGTATTGGCCTATATACAAGATAAAAGAGATGAAATAAAAATCATTCTATCAGAGTTAGCAACCGCAATCACCATGGGCGAAACTATAGATAATACTGGAATTTATAACTCTACAATGGATTTTAAAAATTTATTTAAATAAGAAATAGTAATCGTTTGTTCTCTTTAAGCAAATATAATATATTTTAGCTTAAAGAGATTTTCCAAACTCTTAAAAGAGAGTTAGGCTACGAATAAAAAGGGGAGGGAAATAGCCTAACCCAAAAGAGATCTTAAAAGATCTCTTTAAACCAAAATAAATATTTAGATAATTTAACAATTTTTATTAAATTATATAAACCATATTTATGTTTTAGTTTAATACGATGTGACATTTTATTCTAAAAACACTTAATCTGCTATAAAAATATCATTTAGTAACTTAAATTATTAAAGAATATTACTACAATATTATTTAAAAAATTTTAAATTTTTAGGATTTTAAGAAAAAAATATTATTTTTATAATTTAATATCATATCATAGAAAGAATTTCAGCACGCCCATTAATCACGGCAACACAATGTTCATAATGAGCCGCATTCAGCCCATCAATACTTCCAGCATCCCATTTTCCATTATAATGCTTTGGTGTTCCATCTTTTTGGCATATCATAGGCTCTATGCAAAACACCATTCCATTTTTAATTTTAGGGCCACTTTTTGCACTCGCACCTTTTTCTAAATAGTTTAAAATTTCAGGCTCTCCATGGGGCTTTCGTCCTATACCATGCCCGCAATATCCACGAAGCGGGACAAAACCTCTTGCATGGATAAATTCGCCTAAAGCAGCTGAAAGTTCCTTAAAACGCATTCCATCATGAATAATATCTATAGCATGATATAACGCATCTTTAGCACAAGAGATTAAAGCTTTATCAGTGGGTGAAACTTCTCCTATAGCAATAGTTCTTGCTGCATCCCCATAATACCCATCAATCAAACTTCCCACATCAAGACCTAAAATATCACCCTCTTTGATAATTTTATCATCTGGAATTCCATGGATACAAACTTGATTTAAAGATGTGCAAATGGCACCTGGAAAACCATAAAGTCCCTTAAATGATGGCTTGGCACCAAGGCTTAAAATATAATCTTCTGCCATTTTATCAATTTGTTTTAAGCTCATTCCTATTTTAATTTCATTCTCTAAAAAATTTAAAGTTTTTGCTACAATTTGATTTGCTATTCTTAATTTTTCTATTTCATCTGGTTTTTTCAATTCTATCATTTTATTTCCTTATAAATTTAGCCAAATTTTAGCAGTATTTTTTAAAGATTCAACATCGCTTGAAGCATAAAAATGTAATTTTGCTTTATGATTTTTCAAATCTATATTTTCTCTTTCTTTAAGAAATTCAACTATGGCATCTCCTGAATGAATTAATTTTGTTTTATCGCCAAAATACTTACTTAAAGAACGACCTAGTAAAGGGAAATGAGTGCAAGCGAGTATCAAAGCATCTGGAGTTGTGATATTTTTAAAATAATACTCCATAGCACTTTGCAAAAAATCTCCTTCAAAAATACCTTCTTCAACCATAGGCACAAAAAGCCCTGTAGCTAAAGCATTTATATTTGTATATCCTTGAGATAACAAACGCTTTTGGTATTCTTCGGATTTAATGGTTGCTTTTGTCGCAATGACTAAAATTTCTTTATTTTTATCATGCAAAGCTTTTATCGTTGCTTCAACCCCTGCATCAATTACACCATATACTGGAAAATGTGCTTTTGTCCTTAAAGCATCTAAAGCATAAGCACTAGCGGTATTACATGCAATGATAAGCATATCAATTTGAAATTGTTCAAAAAATTCCAATGCTTCAAGACAGAACTTTATAATAGTATCTTTATCTTTTACTCCATAAGGAACTCTTGCGGTATCTCCATAATAGATAATTTCATCAAAAAGTCTAGCTTCATAAAGAGATTTTAAAACGCTAAGCCCCCCTACCCCGCTATCAAATACACCTATTTTCACTTTAATACCTTCTTGCTCCTATATAACGAGCCTTCCAATAAGAACTATTTAGCTCGACTTCTTTTACTCCACCTTTAGTAGATAAATGTATAAATTTTCCCTTGCTCATATAAATACCAACATGCATACCATTTGGCCCTCTACCTGTCTTAAAAAATACCAAATCTCCTGTTTGCAATTTTGATTTAGAAACTTTTCTCCCAGAACCTAATTGAGTTTTTGTGGTGCGAGGTATGCGTATATTAAGCTGAGCTAATGCACTCTGTGTAAATCCTGAACAATCAGCACCTTTTTTAGTAGTTCCACCTAAAACATAAGGAGTTTTTTTCCATTCATGTGCTATAGTCTTAAGTTTTGTTTCTTTATTTGTATTATAAATTGGACGAGTATAGTTTAAATTCTGATAAAAACTACATCCGCTTATAAAGAATATAATCGTGATGATGAAAAAAATATGCCTCATCAATCCCCTTAAGATCGAGCAGCAAAGAATTTAAGATAAATAAAACCCCAAATCCCAGAACAAAATGAAGCTATGAGAATAGCTAAATTATCTGCATAATTAAAAATATCGCTAACTTCATACGCCAAGCCATCGATAAACAAACTCATTGTAAAACCAATACCTGTAAGTATACAAACCCCATAAAGTTGTTTCAAATTTGAACCTTGGGGCAAGGCTGCAAATTTAAAGCGAATTGCCAAATAAGAAAACAAAAATACACCCACTTGTTTACCCACAAAAAGCCCCAAGAAAATACCTATACTTACACCTGAAAAAATTGCTCCTATATCGATATTGGATAAATTTACCCCAGCGTTAGCAAAAGCAAATAAAGGCAAGATAACAAAAGCGAGCCAAAATTTTAGACTTTCATAGATTTCTTCTAAAAATGCTTCTCCATTTTTAGTTTGCATCGGTATAAAAAATGCTGTTATAATTCCAGCTAAAGTTGCATGCACACCACTTTTTAAAACACTAATCCAAAGAATAACTGAGCAAATAAAATAAAAAGACTTTCTTGTTATTCCTAAAATATTTAAAACAAGCATTGCCAAAATAGCAATTCCTGCAACGACAAAAGCAGCTATTGATAATTTTGTCGTATAAAAAATAGCTATAATTAAAATAGCACCCACATCATCAAAAATAGCCAAAGAAAGTAAGAAAATTTTTAAACTTGATGGAATATGCTTGCCACACATCATTAAAATCGCTAAGGCAAACGCTGTATCTGTAGCTGTAGGTATAGCCCAACCTTTTAAAGTATAAGCATCTCCTATATTTACCAAAGCAAACAACATCGCAGGTATAAGTATACCCCCTAAAGCAGCCATAAAAGGTAAAACAATATTTTTAGGATTTTTAAAATCCCCATGCAAAAATTCCTTCTTAAGCTCAAGCCCTATAGCAAAGAAAAATATAGATATAAGCCCATCATTTATCCAAAGTAAAAAAGGCTTGTTAAGCTCAAATTCACCTACACTAAATCCGACTTTTAAATTTAGAAATTCTCGATAATGTTCGCTAAAAGACCCGTTTTGCACAAGCAAAGCAAGCAAAGTACAAACTATAAGTAAAACACCACCAAAAGCCTCGTTTAAAACTAAAGTTTTTAATTTATGTACTATATTATTCATTTAACAATCTTAAGATAAATAAAACCAACAATGGCACTTAAAAAACTTGCTATTAAAATAGCAAGTTTATCCGCATGTTCAAAAATATCACTATTTTTATAAGCCAAACCATCAATAAACAAACTCATCGTAAAACCAATGCCTGTTAAAATACATATACCATAAAATTTTCCATATTTAATATTTTCAGGTAGTTTTGCAAGCTTAAGTTTGATAGCAATAAAACAAAAAGTAAAAACACCTAGTTGCTTTCCTAAAAATAATCCTAGAATAATTCCAAGGCTTACAGGCGAAAATACCGAACCAAGATGCATATCTCTGATATCAATCCCAGCATTAGCAAAAGCAAATAAAGGCAAGATAAAATAAACCACCCAAGGATTTAAATCCTTAAGAACTTCATGCAAATAAGGTTTTTTATTTTTTGTATCAAGCGGTATAAATAAAGAAATAATCACACCAGCCAAAGTCGCATGTACTCCACTTTTAAGCATAGCTATCCACAATACAACACCTACTAACACATACAAAGAAAGATGGGTGATGTGATAATAATTTAACAAAAGCAGAGCAAATATACAAAACAAACAAATAATAATCGCCAAAGCTGAAAGCTGATCTGTATAAAATAAAGCAATAATAACAATAGCACCCAAATCATCAAAAATAGCTAAAGAAAGTAAAAAAAGCTTTAAACTTGTAGGAATTTTATTTCCTAAAAGCATCAAAATACCCACTGCAAAAGCTATATCGGTTGCTGTAGGTATTGCCCAACCTTTCATAGCAAAATCATGGGAATAATTAATAGCAGCAAAAATTAAAGCAGGAGTAATCATACCCCCCAAAGCTCCAAATATAGGTAAAGATACAGCTCTTATATTTTTAAGCTGTCCGCGTAAAATTTCATATTTTAACTCAAGCCCTATACATAGAAAAAATATAGCTATCAAACCATCATTTATCCATAAATCCAACGATTTTGAAATTTGAAAATGATCAAATCCTACTGTAAAATTAGCATGAAAAAAATCTGTATAAATAACACTTAAGGAAGAATTTTTACATAATAAGGCTAAAAATGTAAAAAATATAAGCAAAATACCAGGGAAAGTTTCACTTAAAACCATCTTCTTTATCATTTGCATCCTTGCTCCTAAATAAATATTATAAAAAATTTAATACGATAAATAAAATGGCAAAATTATAACGAAAAAATACTAAAGAAATAATTATTTAAAAAAACAAGCCCAAGATACCAAAAAGTTCTTAAGCTTGTTCTTAAGATATTTAAGCGTAAATATCCAAACCACTAGAGCTAGAAACTTGTGGAGCGGAGGCTTGAGAGACACCTTCCATACCTTCGATGAGTTCATTCATCAATGCCTCGTTTGTGTCCATAGATTTTTTCAAAACTGAAGTATTAACAGCAGTCATTAAATTAGCATTACCCATAGAAACATCTGAAACCATATCATCCTCCTTTTAGATTGAGTCTTAAGACTTTATTTAAATCGGATGATATTTTTAAAACTTAATATTTTTTACTAAACTTTTTAAAATTTTTCAAGGAAGCCAATATCTGAAATTAAAAATCATAAATTTTTAAGATAAAATCCTATTTTAAAAATTTTTACACTATGAAACAATAAGCAAAATATAAATGGTTGATACTTTTAGAAGCAAATGAAATAGATAAAATTTTACTTCAATAAATTTAAGTTTTATCTTATTTATACGATTTATAATATAATCTAAAAATTACAACTTAAAGAAAAAAATAAAAAATATCTTAAGTTTAGTAAACATTGCAAACTAAGAGGTTAATGAAATGATACTGATGACACCTTGTGGCGTTATAGATACCACAAATTTTGGCAAAAGTGAAGTAAATAGGCAAACTATAAACTTTTCTTTAAAATTTCAAGAAAAAAAGAAAAAGTAGAAGCTAAAGCTGAGAAAGAAGCAAATAAAGACAATAGCGATTCTACAAACATAGATATCAATAAAAAAGATAAACTTTTGGATATATCTGCTTAATCTAAAATATGCTATAACCATCTCCTTGAAGAATACACAATAAATGATTTTTTGATTTTTATTAAGCTTTTAAAACATCAAAAAAGGAAAAATTAAAAATACAAAAACAATATCCCAAAGTGCATAGCTTAAAAGAAAGCCTTGCGATACTTAAAAACAACCCATATTAAATCACAAAAATAAGATATATTTAAAAATTTATTAAAATATATCTTAAATATAATTAATAAAAAATATTATCGATACAAAAGCTTATTTTTTAGTTCTATTTAAGATTTTTAATATTATACTAGCCATTATTTATTTTGATAATAAATATTATTTTTATCAAAAACCAAGGATAATGATAATGAAAATTTTTAAAATTATATTTTTAATTATAAGTATTTCTTTATCAAGCTCAGCTTTTGCTAGAGTAGATGATTATATTAATGAAGCAAATCTTATCAAAGACATGCTAAAACAAAGCATAGAAACTTACAAAAAGGGTGATAATCTAGGTGCTAAAAAGCTTAGCGAAGATGCGTATTTTCAACATTTTGAAAATATGGAAGGCCCTATAGGAAGAAACATAGGAAGAAAAGCCATCACCATGGAGCGTAAATTTGTAAATTTGCGTCGTATGTATAAAGATGAAGCTCCTTTGACACAAATTAATGCTTTAATTGATAGTCTTTATTATGATCTTGATGAAGTAGCCCCAATCTTACAAAATGGATATCGTTTAAAAGCAGAAGCAAGCGATACAAACTATGATAAGGCTAAAGCTGAAAAATCAAGCCTAGAAGCCAATGCCAAACGCGAAGCTGATGCAGAAGCTTTAATCGCACAAATGATGGGCGTGGATAAAAAAGATTTAGCACAAAGTTCTTTAACCACCCAAGCTCCTATACCTGCAAACGACGACACAAGCAAACTTACAGATGATAATGCAAGCGCTGATTTACAAGCTGCCGCTGCAATGGACGCAAGATTGCAATTTATACTAGATAATATCTCTACCAAATTTTCACAGGCTGCTAATGCTTTTAAAGAAAAAAACTACCAAGCTAGTAAAGATTTTTTAAATGATGCCTTATTTAGTGATTATCGCAATACCAAAGTAGAAATTTTAGTAAATAAATTTACCAAAGCAGGAAACGATCAAAAAATTCAACAAGCCATACGCACCCTTATACGCCAAATCAACGATGCAAAAATAGATGAAAAAGACTTAAGAGATGACTTAGATAACATAGAAGAACAAATTTTTGATGTTTTCTTGCAAATTCCAAATTCAGAACTTTCAAGTTTGCAAATTTCAGGCTTTAATGATGAAACAAAAGGCAAAGATTATGCCAAAGTTTCTAATGATATCAAACTTGCTTTAGATGGAATTTTAAAAAATTATGATGGCTTTAGTGCTTCTATAGTAGATGATTTACAAGGAATTTATCTAGATATTTTTGAAGCAAGCGGTATGGAAAATAAAATCGGTGCTGTAGATAGCGGCTTAAAACTTAAAATAGAAAGTTTATTTTCCAAAGGTGTGGCACTGATTAAAGCAAGTGCAGATAAAAAAGAGCTTGAATCTACTTTTAATGACTTAGAACAACTCATAGCAAGCAGTGTGGATAAAATTCAAGATTCTACTCCTTATTCGCTGTTTATATGGGCTTTAAGTATTATTTTGCGTGAAGGCTTGGAAGCTTTGATTATCGTTGTAGCCATTGTTTCTTATCTTGTACAAAGTGGCAACAAAAATCGTTTAAATATCGCCTATAGTGCTCTTTTTACAGGAGTGATTTTAAGTTTTGTTACCGCTTTTGGAGTTTCTTGGCTATTCAAAGAAAATGCAGGACAAAGTAGAGAGCTTATAGAGGGTATTGCCATGCTTATAGCCGTATTACTACTCTTTTATGTGGGCTTTTGGCTACTTTCAAACGCACAAAATAAAAAATGGACAAGCTTTATCAAACAAGGTGCTATAGATGCTATATCAAACAATAGTGCAAAAACCCTTTGGATCACCGTATTTTTAGCTGTTTATAGAGAAGGTGCAGAAACTGTGCTTTTTTATCAAGCCTTGCTTTTTGATGCTAAAACAAGCACTGATTTTGGTGCTGTTTTTGGCGGGCTTGGACTTGGAATTTTAATACTTATTGTTTTATATTTTCTTTTAAAAGCAGGAGCCATTCGCATACCTGTAAAACAATTTTTCTATATCACTTCTTACATTATTTTTTACATGGTTTTTGTTTTTACAGGCAAAGGCATAGCTGAACTCATAGAAGGAAAAGTCATTATTCCTAGTCTTATACCTATGAATTTTGAACCGATTTTATGGCTTGGAATTTATCCTTACTATGAAACTTTAATCCCCCAATTTATAGTTTTGACAATGCTAATTATTGGCATTTTGATAACAAAACAAATTTCAAAAAAAGGAGTAAAATCATGATAAAAAAAGTTTTATCAGTAGTTGCTGCAGCTGCGGTTATTAGTACAAATTTATTTGCAGGCGAAGTGCCAATTGGCGATCCAAAAGAACTTAATGGTATGGAAATAGCCGCTGTTTATTTACAACCTATTGAAATGGAGCCAAGAGGTATTGATCTAGCTGCGTCTTTAGCAGATATTCATCTAGAAGCTGACATTCACGCACTTAAAAACAATCCAAATGGTTTTCCAGAAGGTTTTTGGATGCCTTATTTAACTATAGCTTATGAACTTAAAAATACCGACACAGGTGCAATTAAACGCGGAACTTTGATGCCTATGGTGGCTGATGATGGTCCTCACTATGGTGCAAATATTGCTATGGAAAAAGATAAAAAAGGTGGCTTTGGCGTAGGAAATTATGAACTTACTTTTTATATCTCAAATCCAGAAAAACAAGGTTTTGGACGCCATGTTGATGAAGAAACAGGCGTGGGTAAGTGGTTTGAACCTTTTAAAGTAGATTATAAATTCAAATACACAGGCACGCCAAAATGATTTTACACTCGGATTTTCCGAGTGTTTAAATATTTTTATTTTTATTTGAAAAATTAAAATAACAATGTTTAAAGAGTAAATTATGAGTATATATTTTGTGCATTTTCTTATCAGTGTTTTACCACTAAGTATTTTAATGGCCTTTATCGCTTCTGATAAAAAATATATTTTTAAAAGTTTTTTAGTAGTTTTTTTGGGCTTTTTATTTGGATATTTTGCTTTTTTTATCGCAGCACAATTTTTAAAAACCGAAAATTTAATCTTTAATTTTGATTTTGTTTTTATAGGTTTATTGCTAGTAAGCTTTATATTTTATTTTTGGAAAAAAATTGAAATTTTAAATTTTATTTTATTGGGAATTTTAAGTTTTTGCACCGCTTTGCATTATTATTTTTTAAGTCAAGATTTCCCTATTTTTACTAGCTCTTTAATCGATAGCGAAGGTATAAGTTCTTTAGGTTTTATTGCTTTAGCCTTGCTTGTTTGTATTTTGATTTTCTTCTTTTTAAAATGGCAAAAAAATTTTAATCAAAAAACAAGCTTTATGCTGTTTTTACTGCTTATCCTTATAGAAAGCGATAAAGCTCTAGCCAATATCTTGCTTACTTTAATGCGAAATTCCATCATAGAAACTCATACTTTTTTGGTGAGTTTTGTAGGAAAAAGTAATTATTTTGGCGTTTTTGGAATTTATATTTATTTAATTTTCATCGCTTTTTTAGCATTCTTAAGCTTAAAAATTCGCAAAAAAAATATAAACAAAAAACAAATTTTAGATATAAATTATCGCAAAAACGAAGCTAAAACAAGTCTTATTAATCGTTATTTTTCCAGCGTTTTTATCTCCTGTGTTATAAGTTTTTGCATTATTTTATACTTTTTTATGGTAAGCTCTAAGCCTTTAATCATAGATGAGCCTAAAGAAATTTTACCCGATAAGAATGGCAAATTTATCTTTGATATAGCTCTTTTAAGGGACAACAAACTCCACCGCTTTGCTTATATCAGTGCTGAAGGCAAAGTGATAAGGTTTTTTCTTATCAACAAAAGAGAAGATAGGGATTCCCCTGTAGCTGTTTTTGATGCTTGTATGATTTGTGGAGATATGGGCTATATCAAAAAAGATGGACAACTTATTTGCATTTCTTGCAATGTGCGTATTTTCTTGCCTAGTGTAGGCAAAAGCGGAGGTTGCAATCCTATCCCACTCAAATACGAATACGATGGTAAAAAAATCACCATAGATGTTAAAGATGTAATAGCAGGATCTAATTATTTTAGTCAAATCAAAGAAATTGAAGTGCAAGATCCTGTATCAAAAACAAAGGTTATAAACACCCAAGCTCCTTTTTCTTATAGCTATAAAGGGATTACTTATTATTTTTCAAATCAAAACAACTATGAAGAATTTAAAAAAGATCCTACAAAATATGTAGAAGAAAACGAAGCCCAATTTTTAATCCAAAGGAGAAATGATGTTGGCTAAAATGATTTTTAACTCTATATTTAAAAACAAAATTCAAAAATTTTTAGCCTTTCTTACTTGTTTTTTAGCCACGCTTTTGCTCTCTACTATGCTAAATATTACCCTAAGTATAGGCGATGAAGTAACTAAACAACTCAAAAGTTATGGCTCTAATATCCTTGTTTTACCCAAAGGCTCAAGTCTTAGTATAGAAATAGGTAATGAACTTTATGAACCCTTAAAAAACAAAAACTACCTAGAAGAAAAAAATTTATATATGATTAAAGACATTTATTGGCGTAACAACATCACCGCACTTGCTCCTTTTTTAGAAGGTAAAATCACAATTGAAAACTCCCAGCAAAAAGCACTTATTTATGGCACTTATTTTCAAAAAGCCATAAAAATTAAAGATGATGATGATTTTATCACAGGTATAAAAAGTCTTTATCCTTATTTAGCAGTCCAAGGAGAATGGGCAAAAGATGATAGCAATGAAATCATGCTAGGCGAAGACTTTGCTAAAAACAATAAATTAAAATTAGGAGATACTATCAAACTCATAGGAGAAAACAATCAAAGCAAAGAAGCAAAAATCGTAGGTATTTTGCTTCATGCCAATCCTAAAATGTCAAATAAAATCATCGCTCCTTTAAATTTAGCTCAAGATTTACTCAACAAACAAGGACTTTACTCAAGTGCAGAAGTAAGAGCTTTTACCATACCTGAATCAGCCCTTTCTGAAAAAGTGCGTCGCATGGGCGAAGAAAAATTAGATCAATTAGAATATGACAAATGGTATTGCTCAGCCTATGTAGGC encodes:
- a CDS encoding Fe-S-containing protein, which gives rise to MSIYFVHFLISVLPLSILMAFIASDKKYIFKSFLVVFLGFLFGYFAFFIAAQFLKTENLIFNFDFVFIGLLLVSFIFYFWKKIEILNFILLGILSFCTALHYYFLSQDFPIFTSSLIDSEGISSLGFIALALLVCILIFFFLKWQKNFNQKTSFMLFLLLILIESDKALANILLTLMRNSIIETHTFLVSFVGKSNYFGVFGIYIYLIFIAFLAFLSLKIRKKNINKKQILDINYRKNEAKTSLINRYFSSVFISCVISFCIILYFFMVSSKPLIIDEPKEILPDKNGKFIFDIALLRDNKLHRFAYISAEGKVIRFFLINKREDRDSPVAVFDACMICGDMGYIKKDGQLICISCNVRIFLPSVGKSGGCNPIPLKYEYDGKKITIDVKDVIAGSNYFSQIKEIEVQDPVSKTKVINTQAPFSYSYKGITYYFSNQNNYEEFKKDPTKYVEENEAQFLIQRRNDVG
- a CDS encoding iron transporter yields the protein MIKKVLSVVAAAAVISTNLFAGEVPIGDPKELNGMEIAAVYLQPIEMEPRGIDLAASLADIHLEADIHALKNNPNGFPEGFWMPYLTIAYELKNTDTGAIKRGTLMPMVADDGPHYGANIAMEKDKKGGFGVGNYELTFYISNPEKQGFGRHVDEETGVGKWFEPFKVDYKFKYTGTPK
- a CDS encoding YjfB family protein; protein product: MVSDVSMGNANLMTAVNTSVLKKSMDTNEALMNELIEGMEGVSQASAPQVSSSSGLDIYA
- the nhaA gene encoding Na+/H+ antiporter NhaA, whose protein sequence is MNNIVHKLKTLVLNEAFGGVLLIVCTLLALLVQNGSFSEHYREFLNLKVGFSVGEFELNKPFLLWINDGLISIFFFAIGLELKKEFLHGDFKNPKNIVLPFMAALGGILIPAMLFALVNIGDAYTLKGWAIPTATDTAFALAILMMCGKHIPSSLKIFLLSLAIFDDVGAILIIAIFYTTKLSIAAFVVAGIAILAMLVLNILGITRKSFYFICSVILWISVLKSGVHATLAGIITAFFIPMQTKNGEAFLEEIYESLKFWLAFVILPLFAFANAGVNLSNIDIGAIFSGVSIGIFLGLFVGKQVGVFLFSYLAIRFKFAALPQGSNLKQLYGVCILTGIGFTMSLFIDGLAYEVSDIFNYADNLAILIASFCSGIWGFIYLKFFAARS
- a CDS encoding FTR1 family protein, encoding MKIFKIIFLIISISLSSSAFARVDDYINEANLIKDMLKQSIETYKKGDNLGAKKLSEDAYFQHFENMEGPIGRNIGRKAITMERKFVNLRRMYKDEAPLTQINALIDSLYYDLDEVAPILQNGYRLKAEASDTNYDKAKAEKSSLEANAKREADAEALIAQMMGVDKKDLAQSSLTTQAPIPANDDTSKLTDDNASADLQAAAAMDARLQFILDNISTKFSQAANAFKEKNYQASKDFLNDALFSDYRNTKVEILVNKFTKAGNDQKIQQAIRTLIRQINDAKIDEKDLRDDLDNIEEQIFDVFLQIPNSELSSLQISGFNDETKGKDYAKVSNDIKLALDGILKNYDGFSASIVDDLQGIYLDIFEASGMENKIGAVDSGLKLKIESLFSKGVALIKASADKKELESTFNDLEQLIASSVDKIQDSTPYSLFIWALSIILREGLEALIIVVAIVSYLVQSGNKNRLNIAYSALFTGVILSFVTAFGVSWLFKENAGQSRELIEGIAMLIAVLLLFYVGFWLLSNAQNKKWTSFIKQGAIDAISNNSAKTLWITVFLAVYREGAETVLFYQALLFDAKTSTDFGAVFGGLGLGILILIVLYFLLKAGAIRIPVKQFFYITSYIIFYMVFVFTGKGIAELIEGKVIIPSLIPMNFEPILWLGIYPYYETLIPQFIVLTMLIIGILITKQISKKGVKS
- the nhaA gene encoding Na+/H+ antiporter NhaA; its protein translation is MQMIKKMVLSETFPGILLIFFTFLALLCKNSSLSVIYTDFFHANFTVGFDHFQISKSLDLWINDGLIAIFFLCIGLELKYEILRGQLKNIRAVSLPIFGALGGMITPALIFAAINYSHDFAMKGWAIPTATDIAFAVGILMLLGNKIPTSLKLFLLSLAIFDDLGAIVIIALFYTDQLSALAIIICLFCIFALLLLNYYHITHLSLYVLVGVVLWIAMLKSGVHATLAGVIISLFIPLDTKNKKPYLHEVLKDLNPWVVYFILPLFAFANAGIDIRDMHLGSVFSPVSLGIILGLFLGKQLGVFTFCFIAIKLKLAKLPENIKYGKFYGICILTGIGFTMSLFIDGLAYKNSDIFEHADKLAILIASFLSAIVGFIYLKIVK